The Lycium barbarum isolate Lr01 chromosome 9, ASM1917538v2, whole genome shotgun sequence genome has a segment encoding these proteins:
- the LOC132609500 gene encoding uncharacterized protein LOC132609500 isoform X3 has product MDKNKGRTDLLAAGRKKLQQFRQKKDGKGGKSSKASKSAGDATPDLVDVTAKSNQVPDGEKPLHIGGGAPTSSESLTKKDLPTKNAEAPTLDESINVDIVKTTPTSGKLVKEDAGELEAALNSDSGDRGVVDSSSISEHANAKMVNEDVKEGHLEAPGIIASDMSTKSSATDVPVEFSSYSSADEAGSHQVEMERLHAQEQVTDESHGSGSKKGDSSTEVEIEGDKKLPLNEPSENSISQTATLVGDEGKEETKAEYIQLSEPNNVPTTVLTTQNAKIAEDRGHQMEDAVSSSCKEEKLEMTSASGEYENHKDEVQISDSRDIVSENSVENKMVNISSGSDASYISLCQLAEVVRDLDEDDFRFLFMCRDSAPNVPSLKLFDAFEKLKEQLYLASLVKDVSCLQLAEESELQMKLSCQHQKLTDQISEAKASSTELGEKNDILADQLAQSRSEFQLIVSERDDFQKQLHISKGEVGELSERINELQTKLETSLGENASLSSEMFDYRNLVATLQVRNESLIGSLNLLSEENKKLLEEKENLVLEKENLFLENEKLGTDLAQSKALFGSLQLDNEKLSQNFTSLREEKMKLHGEKEHLISENEKLIAQLLDYKNVVETLQVENKNINESLISVTEAKKQLQEEKKSVVGETEKLGLEFKESKSLIEALQMEVAEAKGHLTLVMEERDELEEQKKYLLSETEKQSFQLAKYENSCNKVDDDLKDASLRIEHLTKENMHLKRSLELSETMKTESPNQSSFAYQSEEEAGHQLEGSCHSSFAPANLIDDDGSNWFGVMKRHVEEAERVLEKLEKAVEDMHSRSASMSRSSGKAVSPGVSKLIQAFETKDHDDEHQPDEFQSSENQTDAGLVQIQGQTKTLRALLKDLVLGAGNGYQFLEGEKSSKTATEVAAEELRAKCEFLNEHIDLLEGANIELMVFNESLGGCFWNAKEREEEFMVQNEALHKQEVATKAENSKLRENLSSFQEKLSILQNQLGEMRESSKEVGSCISNQVEAFYKEVADRVSILQEEWNSIIDQVFQTLIRLDLSVEAVGSSSPSSVDHDLGCINLSSRTAASVDAAINVLEALQGQVEAARHESMLSNGVNEKLDFLQVENQKSFGLLHKIYGNLKKLVNGMPGHLQVAEVDDPEKSVDLSHPGAFDSLLEQLQSFLDEKTQVESVNEKLKSELMARTTEFEELSKRSLGSDSILKMVQAVEGVISLDSFEININEPVSCLESLTFLLVQKYKEATEDVKLSREEYASKEAQVIDLQGQMDHLSLLLVQCENEVVVLKESLKGAEEDLVTISYQYQEKVAEFELSEQRVSALREKLGIAVTKGKGLIVQRDSLKQSLADTSSELQKCSEELQLKDARLQEVEMKLKTYSEAGERMEALESELSYIRNSATALRESFLLKDSVLQKIEEIVEDLELPDHFHSKDIIDKVDWLAKSVAGNSLPLTDWDHKTSVGGSYSDAGYALADDGWKEASQPNLGSSEDLRRRFEELQGKFYGLAEQNEMLEQSLMERNNLVQKWEEMLDRIDMPSHLRSLEPEDRIGWLVLAVSEAQNQYDSLQQKYDNFESLFASTNAELEVSHRKISELENAYQLVVSEKELLLKSVESLKFDYEEMSRKAAQSEISNDDLQNRVGDLLKKLNETNAELEKSHRKISELENAYQLVISEKELLLKSVESLNFDYEEMSRKAAQSEISNDDLQSRVGDLQKKLNEMLGAEERIHHLEGEIRRLEDMVKDFLRTSQTDDVLFSTGSSESLEQLIRKLIDKYTTLSLGKPSESDATLEHVDKGFDISHEEKRESNVSCDENADGGALSRKLEDALSDLLSLKEEKENIASNNQSLVRELEELGIKNKELQDRLSQEEQKSCSLREKLNVAVRKGKSLVQHRDSLKQLIEELNGEVERLKAEIRLQENAISDHEQRIKDLSVYPEKIKTIESESSILRDQLAEKDYTLSMILSTLEEINVGSNIGNPVEKLKGVGQLCHDLQSALTSSEHDARKSKRAAELLLAELNEVQERNDGLQEELAKSLSELSGLSKQKESAEVAKHEALAHLEKISSTHSEERKNQLAEITMLKSSVDQLREDLFVVDRLLNDVLSMDLETMRHLGSSMKVCLEQTDQNHFPLRVADSSGLTFAVPESKVFNKEIDSINQKLNRHSHLLHEEAARITEILRTIHEEISYHKQHSNSLKTDVMRLESIQKEKDAELLMVQRCNAMLYEACTTLVLEIESRKSQLVGNSVASGASRINSVYQSLVEGNDLAEKPDRFSEEGIRSVIERLFMAVKDIMSVQSDIAEFGQKDMKAAISNLQKELQEKDIQREKICAELVSQIKEAESISKSYSEELQIAKAQMDDLHRKVKLMEEERDSLAHRIKELQDLESNFADIQLRVKSLEDMLAAKEQENEALMQALDEEEAQMEDMTNKIEEMERVLLQKNKDMDNLEVSRGKTMKKLSVTVSKFDELHQLSESLLSEVENLQSQLQERDTEISFLRQEVTRCTNDAIASAQMSSKRNTDEVHDFLTWVDKLISRVQAHDMNYDDAKVNQIHEYKEMLEKQLVSVISELEDLRALARTRDSMLRVEKDKVEQLVRKEEFLENSLRDKESQLTMFRGASDMGQLANSTSEIIEIEPVANKRVVPGTVASQVRSLRKTNNDQVAVAIDVDPDSGKLDDEDDDKAHGFKSMTTSRIVPRFTRPITDMIDGLWVTCDRTLMRQPVLRLSVIIYWALLHALLATFVV; this is encoded by the exons ATGGATAAGAATAAAGGCCGAACCGATCTGCTTGCTGCCGGTCGTAAAAAG CTTCAGCAATTCAGACAGAAGAAAGACGGGAAAGGTGGTAAATCAAGTAAAGCCAGTAAATCTGCTGGTGATGCTACTCCAGATCTTGTCGATGTGACGGCAAAATCAAACCAAGTTCCTGATGGAGAAAAACCACTTCACATAGGTGGTGGTGCTCCTACTTCCTCGGAGTCGCTTACCAAAAAGGATCTTCCCACAAAAAATGCTGAAGCTCCTACTCTTGATGAGTCAATCAATGTTGACATAGTTAAAACAACACCAACCAGTGGTAAGCTGGTAAAAGAGGATGCTGGGGAACTTGAAGCTGCGTTGAATTCAGATTCAGGTGATCGGGGTGTTGTTGATTCATCTTCAATTTCTGAGCATGCTAATGCCAAAATGGTAAACGAGGATGTAAAAGAGGGTCATTTGGAAGCTCCAGGAATTATTGCTTCTGACATGTCCACTAAAAGTTCTGCAACAGATGTGCCTGTTGAATTCTCATCTTATTCCAGTGCTGATGAAGCAGGTTCTCACCAAGTAGAAATGGAAAGGCTGCATGCGCAGGAGCAGGTAACAGAT GAATCACATGGTTCAGGTTCGAAGAAAGGTGATTCAAGCACTGAGGTAGAGATTGAAGGAGACAAGAAGCTTCCTTTAAACGAACCAAGTGAGAATTCTATTAGCCAGACAGCCACTCTAGTGGGAGATGAGGGCAAGGAGGAGACAAAAGCTGAATACATTCAACTCAGCGAGCCAAATAATGTTCCAACAACTGTTTTGACAACTCAGAACGCTAAAATAGCAGAGGACAGAG GTCATCAGATGGAAGATGCGGTTTCTAGTTCATGCAAGGAAGAAAAACTAGAAATGACTTCAGCTTCTGGTGAATATGAAAATCACAAGGATGAGGTTCAAATTTCTGACTCCAGAGATATTGTTTCTGAGAATTCTGTGGAGAACAAAATGGTGAATATCTCATCTGGATCAGATGCAAGTTATATTAGCTTGTGTCAGCTGGCGGAGGTGGTACGAGACCTCGATGAAGATGACTTTAGGTTCTTGTTCATGTGCAGAGACTCAGCTCCAAATGTACCTTCTTTGAAACTTTTTGACGCTTTTGAGAAGCTCAAAGAACAACTATACCTAGCAAGTCTTGTAAAAGATGTATCTTGTTTGCAGCTAGCTGAAGAGTCAGAACTTCAAATGAAACTCAGTTGTCAACATCAGAAGTTGACTGATCAAATATCTGAGGCCAAAGCTTCATCAACTGAACTTGGAGAGAAGAATGATATCCTTGCTGATCAGCTTGCACAATCGAGATCTGAATTTCAATTGATTGTATCTGAAAGGGATGACTTCCAAAAGCAGCTTCACATTTCTAAAGGTGAGGTTGGAGAACTTTCTGAAAGAATAAATGAGTTGCAGACTAAATTGGAGACGTCACTTGGTGAAAATGCAAGTCTGTCTTCAGAGATGTTTGACTACCGGAATTTGGTGGCTACTTTACAGGTTCGAAATGAGAGCTTAATAGGAAGCCTTAATTTGTTGTCTGAAGAAAATAAGAAGCTTTTGGAGGAGAAGGAGAATCTTGTTCTTGAGAAGGAGAATCTTTTTCTTGAGAATGAGAAATTGGGAACAGATCTAGCGCAGTCTAAAGCTTTGTTCGGATCATTGCAGTTGGATAATGAAAAGTTATCGCAGAATTTCACTTCTTTGAGAGAGGAGAAAATGAAACTTCATGGAGAGAAGGAACACCTTATCAGTGAGAATGAGAAACTGATTGCTCAATTGTTGGACTACAAAAATGTTGTGGAAACTCTTCAGGTTGAGAACAAGAACATAAACGAGAGTTTGATATCTGTAACAGAAGCAAAGAAACAGCTTCAGGAGGAAAAAAAGTCTGTGGTCGGTGAAACTGAGAAACTAGGATTGGAGTTTAAGGAGTCGAAGTCTCTAATTGAAGCTCTGCAGATGGAAGTGGCCGAAGCAAAGGGGCATTTGACTTTGGTGATGGAAGAGAGAGACGAGCTCGAGGAGCAGAAGAAGTATCTTCTCTCTGAGACTGAGAAACAGTCATTTCAGTTGGCAAAATATGAGAACTCGTGCAATAAGGTGGATGATGACCTGAAAGACGCATCTCTGCGTATTGAACATCTAACCAAGGAGAACATGCATCTGAAGAGAAGCTTGGAGTTGTCTGAAACGATGAAAACAGAGTCACCTAACCAAAGTAGCTTTGCATATCAGTCTGAGGAAGAAGCTGGGCATCAACTTGAAGGTTCTTGCCACTCTAGCTTTGCACCAGCAAATCTAATTGATGATGATGGTTCAAATTGGTTTGGAGTTATGAAAAGACACGTGGAGGAGGCAGAGAGAGTACTTGAAAAGCTTGAGAAAGCAGTTGAAGATATGCACTCTAGATCAGCTTCTATGAGTAGGTCGTCTGGTAAAGCGGTTTCACCTGGTGTGTCAAAACTTATTCAAGCTTTTGAGACAAAGGACCATGATGACGAGCACCAACCAGATGAGTTCCAGTCATCTGAAAATCAAACAGATGCAGGTCTTGTGCAGATTCAAGGGCAAACAAAAACATTAAGGGCGTTGCTGAAAGATTTGGTGTTGGGAGCTGGCAACGGCTACCAATTTCTTGAAGGAGAGAAGAGTAGTAAAACAGCCACTGAGGTTGCTGCTGAAGAACTGAGGGCCAAATGTGAGTTTCTGAATGAACACATTGATCTTTTGGAAGGAGCAAACATTGAGTTAATGGTTTTCAATGAAAGCTTAGGGGGATGTTTCTGGAATGCCAAAGAAAGGGAGGAAGAATTTATGGTCCAAAATGAAGCTTTGCACAAGCAAGAAGTCGCTACAAAAGCTGAGAACAGTAAGTTAAGGGAGAATCTTAGTAGCTTTCAGGAGAAACTCTCTATTTTGCAGAACCAGCTGGGTGAAATGCGTGAAAGCAGCAAAGAAGTGGGATCTTGCATCTCTAATCAGGTAGAAGCTTTTTACAAGGAAGTTGCTGACAGAGTATCAATACTTCAAGAAGAGTGGAACTCTATAATTGATCAGGTTTTTCAGACACTTATAAGGTTAGATTTGTCTGTTGAGGCCGTTGGCTCCTCTTCGCCATCAAGTGTAGACCATGATCTAGGGTGCATAAACTTAAGTAGCCGTACTGCTGCATCTGTTGATGCTGCTATCAATGTGCTTGAGGCATTGCAGGGTCAAGTTGAAGCTGCTCGCCATGAGTCAATGTTGAGTAACGGAGTCAACGAGAAGTTAGACTTCTTACAAGTTGAAAATCAAAAGTCTTTCGGTCTTTTGCATAAGATTTATGGTAACCTCAAGAAACTTGTGAATGGAATGCCAGGGCATCTACAAGTAGCTGAAGTTGATGATCCTGAGAAATCTGTAGATCTATCTCATCCTGGTGCTTTTGATTCCCTACTGGAGCAGTTGCAAAGTTTTCTTGATGAGAAAACACAAGTTGAGTCTGTTAATGAAAAGCTGAAATCTGAGTTGATGGCCAGGACAACAGAGTTTGAAGAACTGAGCAAAAGATCCCTTGGATCAGATTCTATTTTAAAGATGGTTCAAGCGGTTGAAGGAGTCATTTCTCTAGATAGCTTTGAAATCAACATTAATGAGCCAGTATCATGTCTAGAGTCCCTGACCTTTCTCCTTGTTCAGAAGTATAAAGAGGCAACTGAAGATGTGAAGTTGTCCAGGGAAGAATATGCTTCCAAGGAAGCACAAGTAATTGATTTGCAAGGACAAATGGATCACTTGAGCTTATTACTTGTTCAatgtgaaaatgaagttgtagtcCTTAAGGAAAGTTTGAAGGGAGCTGAGGAGGATCTTGTAACTATTAGTTATCAATATCAGGAGAAAGTTGCTGAATTTGAACTGTCTGAGCAACGGGTGTCAGCTTTAAGAGAGAAGCTTGGCATAGCAGTCACCAAGGGCAAAGGTCTGATTGTGCAGCGTGACAGTCTTAAACAGTCTCTTGCAGACACATCCTCTGAACTGCAGAAATGCTCTGAGGAGTTGCAGTTGAAAGATGCAAGGCTTCAGGAAGTTGAAATGAAACTCAAGACCTATTCAGAGGCAGGTGAGCGCATGGAAGCTTTGGAATCTGAGCTCTCGTACATTCGCAATTCTGCCACTGCATTAAGGGAATCATTCCTTCTCAAAGACTCTGTTCTTCAGAAAATAGAGGAGATTGTAGAAGATTTGGAGCTTCCAGATCATTTCCATTCaaaggatatcatcgataaagtTGATTGGTTGGCGAAGTCGGTTGCTGGGAACTCTTTACCTCTGACTGATTGGGATCACAAGACCTCTGTTGGAGGATCATACTCTGATGCAGGATATGCACTTGCCGATGATGGATGGAAAGAGGCGTCACAGCCAAACTTGGGTTCTTCCGAAGACCTTAGAAGAAGATTTGAGGAGCTCCAGGGCAAGTTTTATGGGTTGGCAGAACAAAATGAGATGCTTGAACAATCCTTGATGGAAAGAAACAACCTTGTTCAGAAGTGGGAAGAGATGTTAGATAGGATAGACATGCCTTCACACTTAAGATCTTTGGAGCCAGAAGATCGGATTGGTTGGTTAGTGCTTGCTGTTTCAGAAGCTCAAAACCAGTACGACTCTCTCCAACAAAAGTATGATAATTTTGAATCATTATTTGCATCAACAAATGCTGAACTTGAAGTGTCACACAGAAAAATATCCGAGCTTGAAAATGCGTATCAATTGGTTGTCAGTGAGAAAGAGTTGCTTTTGAAGAGCGTGGAGTCTTTGAAATTTGATTATGAGGAAATGTCAAGGAAGGCTGCCCAATCTGAAATTAGTAATGATGACTTGCAGAACAGAGTAGGTGACTTGCTGAAGAAACTGAACGAAACAAATGCTGAACTTGAAAAGTCACACAGAAAAATATCTGAGCTTGAAAATGCGTATCAATTGGTTATCAGTGAGAAAGAGTTGCTTTTGAAGAGTGTGGAGTCTCTGAACTTTGATTATGAGGAAATGTCAAGGAAGGCTGCCCAATCTGAAATTAGTAATGATGACTTGCAGAGCAGAGTAGGTGACTTGCAGAAGAAACTGAACGAAATGCTTGGAGCAGAGGAACGTATTCATCATCTTGAAGGTGAAATAAGAAGATTGGAAGATATGGTCAAAGATTTCCTTAGGACTTCTCAAACAGATGATGTGTTATTTAGCACTGGTAGCTCTGAATCTTTGGAGCAGCTAATTAGGAAGCTTATAGATAAGTATACCACACTTTCTTTGGGGAAACCTTCCGAGTCTGATGCAACTCTTGAGCATGTTGATAAAGGGTTTGATATCTCTCatgaagaaaagagagaaagtAATGTCAGTTGTGATGAGAATGCAGATGGAGGTGCTCTCAGCAGAAAATTGGAGGATGCTCTAAGCGACTTGTTGTCATtgaaggaggagaaggagaatATTGCGTCGAATAATCAATCATTGGTTCGTGAACTTGAAGAATTGGGTATCAAAAATAAAGAACTGCAAGATCGACTTAGTCAGGAGGAACAAAAGTCATGTTCTTTAAGAGAAAAATTGAATGTTGCAGTTAGGAAAGGCAAATCGTTGGTGCAGCATCGGGACAGCCTGAAGCAATTAATTGAAGAGCTGAATGGTGAAGTTGAGCGCTTGAAGGCTGAGATCAGATTGCAGGAAAATGCTATTTCAGATCACGAACAAAGGATAAAAGATTTATCTGTATACCCTGAGAAGATTAAGACCATAGAATCTGAGAGTTCAATCCTGAGAGATCAATTGGCAGAAAAAGACTATACCCTGAGCATGATTTTGAGTACCCTGGAAGAAATTAATGTTGGCTCTAACATCGGTAATCCAGTCGAGAAGCTAAAAGGAGTTGGCCAATTATGCCATGATCTGCAATCAGCTCTTACATCTTCTGAACATGATGCAAGGAAATCTAAAAGAGCAGCTGAGCTGCTTCTCGCAGAGTTAAATGAGGTGCAAGAAAGAAACGATGGCCTCCAAGAGGAGCTAGCAAAGTCTTTGAGTGAACTCTCTGGACTGTCCAAGCAAAAAGAATCTGCTGAAGTTGCTAAACATGAAGCTCTTGCACATCTAGAAAAGATATCTTCCACTCACTCAGAAGAAAGAAAGAACCAATTAGCTGAAATCACGATGCTAAAATCTAGTGTGGATCAGCTAAGGGAGGATCTCTTTGTTGTTGACCGTTTGCTCAATGATGTTTTATCCATGGATTTGGAGACTATGCGCCATCTTGGTTCTAGTATGAAAGTTTGCCTAGAACAAACTGATCAAAATCACTTTCCTCTACGTGTGGCTGATTCAAGTGGCCTTACCTTTGCGGTACCAGAAAGCAAG GTTTTTAATAAAGAAATTGATTCTATCAACCAAAAGTTAAACAGGCACTCCCATTTATTGCATGAAGAAGCTGCTCGTATAACTGAGATATTAAGAACTATACATGAAGAGATATCCTACCACAAGCAGCACTCAAATTCGTTGAAGACAGATGTGATGCGGTTAGAATCTATTCAAAAGGAGAAAGATGCAGAGTTGCTTATGGTGCAAAGATGTAATGCTATGCTTTATGAAGCTTGCACCACTTTGGTCTTGGAAATTGAAAGCAGAAAATCCCAATTGGTTGGAAATAGCGTAGCTTCTGGAGCTTCCAGAATCAATTCTGTGTATCAAAGTTTAGTTGAAGGAAATGATTTAGCTGAGAAGCCTGACCGGTTTTCTGAGGAAGGTATTAGGTCAGTGATAGAGAGATTATTCATGGCTGTGAAAGATATTATGAGTGTGCAAAGTGATATTGCTGAATTTGGTCAAAAGGATATGAAAGCTGCTATATCGAATCTGCAGAAAGAACTTCAGGAGAAAGATATTCAGAGAGAGAAAATATGTGCAGAACTTGTTAGTCAGATTAAGGAAGCTGAATCTATTTCAAAGAGTTATTCAGAAGAGCTTCAGATAGCAAAAGCTCAGATGGATGATTTACATAGGAAAGTGAAACTGATGGAGGAGGAACGAGATTCTCTGGCACACAGGATAAAAGAACTGCAAGATCTGGAATCCAACTTTGCCGACATACAGTTAAGAGTTAAATCACTTGAAGACATGCTAGCTGCAAAGGAACAAG AAAACGAGGCACTGATGCAAGCACTTGATGAGGAGGAGGCTCAAATGGAAGACATGACAAACAAGATTGAGGAAATGGAGAGAGTCCTCCTTCAAAAAAATAAAGATATGGATAACCTTGAAGTTTCCCGTGGGAAGACTATGAAGAAGCTTTCTGTTACAGTAAGCAAATTTGATGAACTTCATCAGCTATCTGAAAGCCTTCTGTCCGAGGTTGAGAATCTTCAGTCACAATTACAAGAGCGAGATACAGAGATTTCTTTCTTGAGGCAAGAAGTTACAAGATGTACTAATGATGCAATAGCTTCTGCTCAGATGAGTAGCAAAAGAAATACTGATGAAGTCCATGACTTTTTGACATGGGTAGATAAGTTGATTTCCCGAGTCCAGGCTCATGATATGAATTATGACGATGCAAAAGTTAACCAGATTCATGAATATAAGGAAATGTTAGAGAAACAGCTCGTGTCTGTGATATCTGAGCTGGAGGATCTGCGTGCACTGGCACGGACAAGAGATTCAATGTTGAGAGTAGAGAAAGATAAAGTGGAACAGCTGGTGAGGAAAGAAGAATTTCTTGAGAACTCTTTGCGTGATAAGGAATCTCAATTAACCATGTTT